The following are encoded in a window of Myxococcota bacterium genomic DNA:
- a CDS encoding ATP-binding protein — protein MSLPDFEKLGAFYLGRVYDGANNRVSEQTLLYDAKDLTTHAVCVGMTGSGKTGLCLSLLEEAALDGIPAIAIDPKGDIANLLLTFPKLAPADFRPWVDPGEATRKGMNPDEYADATAKKWREGLASWGQDGKRIERLRAAADFAIYTPGSSAGLPLSVLRSFDAPPPALREDSDALRERIRAAVSGLLALLGIEADPIRSREHILLSNILDRAWREGRNLDLAALIGEIQKPPFDRVGVLDLESFYPPGDRFELAMTLNNLLASPDFASWMEGEPLDVKRLLHGPDGKPRVSILSIAHLSDPERMFFVTLLLNEVVAWMRTQAGTSSLRALLYMDEVFGYFPPTANPPSKIPMLTLLKQARAYGLGCVLATQNPVDLDYKGLSNTGTWFLGRLQTERDKARVLDGLEGAAATTGAGFDRARTEATLSGLSSRVFLMNNVHDDGPVLFHTRWAMSYLRGPLTRAQIKELQETSPPAAAQDAELATPTAPAPDKPRAQAENARPVVPPDVPQGFLDVMKPMPAGASLLYRPAVLSSAQLHFANASRGIDVWGQKTLLALLDGASAPADPWTKATTVDGAAPTLSPEGEEEASFAALPKGAAQKKRFGSWEKRLKSAVYRDHTLPLWYCKPMRAWSEPPESEGEFRTRLVELSREKRDLAVEKLRKRYQPKLARLEDRRRRAEEKIGREEAQVEAQKQSTWISAGTAVIGALFGRKALSTGTASRVGTTLRRGTRIAKEKEDVERAMADLEAIEEKLRALEAEFEDEITELEATPDATSFDVDARPLRPRKGDLAVEPIRLVWTPWALGSDGVAQPLFEL, from the coding sequence GTGTCGCTACCCGATTTCGAGAAACTCGGAGCCTTCTACCTCGGCCGCGTCTACGACGGCGCGAACAACCGGGTCTCCGAGCAGACGCTCCTCTATGACGCCAAGGACCTCACCACTCACGCCGTCTGCGTGGGCATGACGGGTTCGGGGAAGACGGGTCTGTGCCTCTCCCTGCTCGAGGAGGCCGCCCTCGACGGCATCCCGGCGATCGCGATCGATCCGAAGGGCGATATCGCGAATCTTCTGCTCACCTTCCCGAAGCTCGCGCCGGCCGACTTCCGGCCCTGGGTCGATCCCGGCGAGGCGACTCGCAAGGGCATGAACCCGGACGAGTACGCCGACGCCACGGCGAAGAAGTGGCGCGAAGGCCTGGCCTCCTGGGGTCAGGACGGCAAGCGGATCGAACGCCTGCGCGCCGCCGCCGACTTCGCGATCTACACGCCCGGCTCGAGCGCCGGGCTGCCGCTCTCGGTGCTGCGCTCCTTCGACGCGCCGCCGCCCGCCCTGCGCGAAGACAGCGACGCGCTCCGCGAGCGCATCCGCGCCGCGGTCTCGGGCCTGCTCGCGCTGCTCGGCATCGAGGCCGACCCGATCCGCAGCCGCGAGCACATCCTGCTCTCGAACATCCTCGATCGAGCCTGGCGCGAGGGGCGGAACCTCGACCTCGCGGCGCTGATCGGCGAGATCCAGAAGCCTCCCTTCGACCGCGTCGGCGTGCTCGACCTCGAGAGCTTCTACCCGCCCGGGGATCGCTTCGAACTCGCGATGACCCTCAACAACCTGCTCGCTTCGCCCGACTTCGCGAGCTGGATGGAGGGCGAGCCCCTCGACGTGAAGCGCCTGCTCCACGGACCCGACGGCAAGCCGCGCGTCAGCATCCTCTCGATTGCCCACCTCTCGGATCCCGAGCGCATGTTCTTCGTGACCCTGTTGCTCAACGAAGTGGTGGCGTGGATGCGAACCCAGGCGGGCACCTCGAGCCTGCGCGCTCTTCTCTACATGGACGAGGTGTTCGGTTACTTCCCCCCGACGGCGAACCCGCCCTCGAAGATTCCGATGCTGACCCTGCTGAAGCAGGCGCGGGCGTACGGGCTGGGTTGCGTGCTCGCCACCCAGAACCCGGTCGACCTCGACTACAAGGGCCTGTCGAATACGGGCACCTGGTTCCTGGGGCGCCTGCAGACCGAGCGCGACAAGGCGCGCGTGCTCGATGGGCTCGAAGGCGCAGCGGCGACGACCGGCGCTGGCTTCGATCGCGCGCGGACCGAGGCGACGCTCTCGGGGCTCTCGAGCCGCGTCTTTCTGATGAACAATGTTCACGACGACGGCCCCGTTCTCTTTCACACGCGCTGGGCGATGTCGTACCTGCGCGGGCCGCTCACCCGCGCTCAGATCAAGGAGCTGCAGGAAACGTCGCCGCCGGCCGCCGCGCAGGATGCCGAGCTTGCGACGCCCACCGCTCCGGCCCCCGATAAGCCCCGCGCCCAGGCGGAGAACGCCCGGCCCGTGGTGCCGCCGGACGTGCCCCAGGGCTTCCTCGACGTGATGAAACCGATGCCCGCTGGCGCTTCGCTGCTCTACCGGCCGGCGGTGCTCTCGAGCGCCCAGCTGCACTTCGCGAATGCCAGTCGCGGGATCGACGTCTGGGGGCAGAAGACGCTGCTCGCTCTCCTCGACGGTGCGAGTGCGCCCGCCGACCCGTGGACGAAGGCCACGACGGTCGACGGTGCCGCACCCACCCTCTCGCCGGAAGGCGAAGAGGAGGCGAGTTTCGCCGCACTGCCGAAGGGCGCAGCGCAGAAGAAGCGCTTCGGCAGCTGGGAGAAGCGCCTCAAGTCGGCCGTGTATCGCGACCACACCCTGCCGCTCTGGTACTGCAAGCCGATGAGGGCCTGGTCGGAACCGCCGGAGAGCGAGGGTGAGTTTCGCACGCGGCTCGTTGAACTCTCTCGCGAGAAGCGCGACCTCGCGGTGGAGAAGCTGCGCAAGCGCTACCAGCCGAAGCTCGCGCGTCTCGAAGACCGCCGTCGCCGGGCCGAAGAGAAGATCGGACGCGAAGAAGCCCAGGTGGAAGCGCAGAAGCAGAGCACCTGGATCTCGGCGGGTACGGCGGTGATCGGTGCGCTCTTCGGACGCAAGGCGCTGAGCACCGGAACCGCGAGCCGCGTCGGGACGACCCTGCGCCGAGGGACGCGGATCGCGAAGGAGAAGGAAGACGTCGAGCGCGCGATGGCCGATCTGGAGGCAATCGAGGAGAAGCTGCGCGCGCTCGAAGCCGAGTTCGAGGACGAGATCACCGAACTCGAAGCGACACCCGACGCCACCTCCTTCGACGTCGACGCGCGCCCGCTGCGCCCGCGCAAGGGCGACCTGGCCGTCGAGCCGATCCGGCTGGTCTGGACGCCCTGGGCATTGGGCTCCGACGGCGTGGCCCAGCCGCTCTTCGAGCTCTGA
- a CDS encoding DUF2867 domain-containing protein has product MRCQNEDHLRRDWRVRALAPDFDLLDVWRFPVEIEPEVPFASFVDFLRHALQQSGDGKGAAARLFQLRAWLGERFGWDDEAVRHPIPGCEETSVCERIPAQDRQEFAPLEMAGPAVEAFEPVYEDPDEILLELSNATVHALLHLGRDPLESTQGTDGRWAPLMAVYAKPRGFLGRAYMAAIGPFRHGIVYPSLMRRVRSAWPRYLAQHPSASGSD; this is encoded by the coding sequence ATGCGTTGCCAGAACGAAGATCACCTGCGACGCGACTGGCGCGTTCGCGCCCTCGCCCCCGACTTCGACCTCCTCGACGTCTGGCGTTTCCCCGTCGAGATCGAGCCGGAGGTGCCCTTCGCGTCCTTCGTGGACTTCTTGCGGCACGCGTTGCAACAGAGCGGTGACGGCAAAGGGGCCGCGGCACGGCTCTTCCAGTTGCGGGCCTGGTTGGGCGAACGCTTCGGCTGGGACGACGAGGCGGTCCGTCACCCGATCCCGGGTTGCGAAGAGACCTCAGTGTGCGAGCGGATCCCTGCACAAGACCGCCAGGAGTTCGCGCCTCTCGAGATGGCGGGTCCGGCCGTCGAAGCCTTCGAGCCCGTCTATGAAGACCCGGACGAAATCCTGCTCGAGCTCTCGAACGCCACCGTGCATGCACTGCTGCATCTCGGCAGGGATCCACTCGAGTCGACGCAGGGCACGGACGGACGCTGGGCGCCACTGATGGCCGTGTACGCGAAACCTCGCGGCTTCTTGGGCCGGGCGTACATGGCGGCGATCGGGCCCTTTCGACACGGCATCGTCTACCCGAGCCTGATGCGCCGCGTACGGAGCGCCTGGCCTCGCTACCTGGCCCAGCATCCCTCGGCGTCCGGCTCCGACTAG
- a CDS encoding methyltransferase domain-containing protein: MSRAPTGAKLHLGCGTRAPAGWTNVDGAIGARLARLAPWRWLQRHLGWVDLDWPSDLTIHDLRKPFPWRDGSAQCIYSSHTLEHLDREQGRRFLNECARVLAPGGVLRIVVPDLAVFLGRLEKGELRAVELLDQLDVQTSRASDPWWKALLAPYFRFPHRCMYDTACLIDAFAEAGLQGEAALPFVSGIADIDAVETAERTRDSVIVEAQKPSAN; the protein is encoded by the coding sequence ATGTCTCGAGCACCCACCGGCGCGAAGCTCCACCTCGGTTGCGGAACCCGCGCACCCGCAGGCTGGACGAACGTCGACGGCGCCATCGGCGCTCGCTTGGCGCGCCTGGCGCCCTGGCGTTGGCTCCAGCGTCACCTGGGTTGGGTGGACCTCGATTGGCCTTCGGATCTCACGATCCATGACCTGCGCAAGCCGTTCCCCTGGCGCGACGGATCGGCCCAGTGCATCTACAGCAGCCACACCCTCGAGCACCTCGACCGCGAACAGGGGCGTCGCTTTCTGAACGAGTGCGCACGGGTGCTCGCGCCCGGTGGCGTGCTCCGGATCGTCGTTCCCGATCTCGCCGTGTTTCTCGGGCGACTCGAGAAGGGCGAGCTGCGTGCGGTCGAACTCCTCGACCAGCTCGACGTACAGACCTCGCGTGCATCGGATCCGTGGTGGAAAGCGTTGCTCGCGCCCTACTTCCGCTTTCCCCACCGCTGCATGTACGACACCGCCTGCCTGATCGACGCGTTCGCGGAGGCCGGGCTCCAGGGAGAAGCCGCCCTGCCCTTCGTCTCCGGAATCGCCGACATCGACGCCGTCGAGACGGCAGAGCGCACGCGCGACAGTGTGATCGTCGAGGCGCAAAAACCGTCGGCGAACTAG